Genomic DNA from Oncorhynchus clarkii lewisi isolate Uvic-CL-2024 chromosome 5, UVic_Ocla_1.0, whole genome shotgun sequence:
CACACATTGGCCCTAATTATTTATAGAAAGAccgatacagatgtaggatcttaatttgatcacttttgTTGATAATTTTAAAAACTATTCTTAAGttagtaatttccactttaacatttcagacttgatttgccctaatgtaaaatgtatcaacccctacaataAATGTAAACTAATTATAATCCAcagaataattcacatttcctgttgctgcaggattatttccctgctgcaggattattaacctgctgtagcaaactgtctcaatttaagatcctatatctgtatgcACTTGGTATGTATTTAAAAGGCTGACGCCAGATTTCTTGCACACCTTGTCATCCTCTCAGGATGAGAGAGGTTCGGGTGCAGACACAGACAATACTCCGGCTGTGTTGGCTGTGAAGAAGATAAAGTCTCTTTTCCCTGACCTGCTGATGGCCTGTGACGTCTGCCTCTGTCCCTACACCTCACATGGACACTGTGGTCAGTCACTCTCAATCACATTCCATTTGTCTAAAACTAATGCAAATATAATTTATTTTGATTGACAGTACATTGTTATAAGACTGCCCTCTGATTCTCCTTCAGGAATCTTGCGGGAGGATGGCACTCTGGACAATGGTGCCAGTTGCCAACGTTTGGCAGAAGTGGCATTGGCCTATGCCCGCGCTGGTGAGTTTGTTCACTCCTCACCCCTCTGTTTTCTACTCACTTCTAAAAAATAGTGTTTATCAATACCAATGTTGATATTGTTTATGGGGCCTTATACACATGTCAATAGTTTAAGATATCTTGTTTGTCTCGTACAGGCTGTCACATCATTGCACCCTCTGATATGATGGATGGGCGAGTGGGAGCTATCAAACATTCACTGATGTCCAATGACATGGGCAACAAGGTAACAGATGGGAGCACTAGTTTGTACATAAAAATAGAACGCATATTCATATGGACTCAATAAGGAAAGGAAAACTTGCCTTAAGGAAATCCTCAGTAAGGAAGCCATTTGCTAAAAGGCAGAATTTCCTGAATGAAAATGTCCaagaaaatacatgtatttcctcctcctcctcaggtgTCAGTGCTGAGTTACAGTGCCAAGTTTGCTTCCTGTTACTATGGTCCCTTCAGGTAACAATTGATTGTAAAACTTAAGATGGGCAGAAAAGGCATTACTTACGCGTTACCATTTGACAAGATGTTCTAAGAtctattattatgtgtgtgtagagATGCAGCACAGTCCAAGCCAGCATTTGGAGATAGGCGCTGTTATCAGCTGCCCTCCGGTGCAAGGGGCCTGGCACTACGAGCTGTGGTAAGAAAGTGTCTGAAGTCCATCCATGTGTATTAGGGGGAGATCGTGTTTGTGTCAGAGATCTTCTGTTTACCCAGCTGGTTGAGGTTTTGTTTATGGTTTTATCTCAGGACAGAGATGTCAAGGAGGGAGCAGATATGCTGATGGTGAAGCCAGGACTGCCCTATCTGGACATAGTGAGGGAGGTCAAAGACAAGGTCAGTATGTTCTCCCTCATTAACCCCTTTCTGTCTGGTAACAGTGTTTCAGGCTCTGGGAGTGGTGTTTAAGTTTGAGCTAAATAACCACACCACACTAAATTCACATCCAAGCTTTTCATCAGTTATCTATAAAGACTACAAAACTTGCCTCTTTAGCTTCTCTTCtgacagcaaaaaaaaagaaacagccctttttcaggaccctgtctttcaaagataattcgtaaaaatccaaataacttcacagatctccattgtaaagggtttaaacactgtttcccataattgttcaatgaaccataaataattaatgaacatgcacctgtggaacggtcgttaagacactaacagctaacAGATGGAAGGCaatttaaggtcacagttatgaagacttaggacactaaagaggcctttctactgactctggaaaaacaccaaaagaaagatgctcagggtccctgctcatctgcatgaacttcccttaggcatgctgcaaggagatatgaggactgcagatgtggccagggcaataaattgcgatgtctgtactgtgagatgcctaagacagcgctacagggtgtAGTGGCAGACCACAACACCTGCACATGATTGGTacagccgaacatcacacctgcgggacaggtacaggatggcaacaacaactgcctgagttacaccaggaacgcacaatctctccatcagtgctcagactgtccgcaataggctgagagaggctagactgagggcttgtaggcctgttgtaactGTCAAAAACGtcccctatgggcacaaacccactgtcgttggaccagacaggactggcaaaaaatgctcttcactgacgagtcgcagttttggctcaccaggggtgatggtcggattcgcatttatcgtcaaaggaatgagtgttacatttaggcctgtactttggagcgggatcaatttggaggtggagggtccgtcatggtctggggcggtgggtcacagcatcattggactgagcttgttgtcattgcaggcaatctctacgctttgcgttacagggaagacttcctcctccctcatgtggtacccttcctgcaggctcatcctgacatgaccctccagcatgaccatGCCACCAGCcctactgcttgttctgtgtgtgatttcctgcaagacaggaatgtcagtgttctgccatggccagtgaagagcccagatctcaatcccattgagtacgtctgggacctgttggatcggagagtgagggctagggccattccccccagaaatgcctgggaacttgcaggtgccttggtggaagagtggggtaacatctcacagcaagaactggcaaatctggtgcaatcAATGAgggggagatgcactgcagtacttaatgcagctggtggccacaccagatacagactgttacttttgatttgtcaaaatcccccccccccccctttttgtgcagggacacattattccatttctgttagtcacatgtctgtgggacTTGTTCgatttatgtctcagttgttgaatcttcttatgttcatacaaatatgtacacatgttaagtttgctgataataaacgcagttgacagtgagaagacgtttctttttttgctgagtttacatgtttTCACA
This window encodes:
- the LOC139408616 gene encoding delta-aminolevulinic acid dehydratase, whose translation is MQPVESLLHSGYFHPTLRYWQTCASDLRPENLIYPIFITDSPDAVEPIASLPGQARYGVNKLEGMLRPLVEKGLKCVLIFGVPAKIAKDERGSGADTDNTPAVLAVKKIKSLFPDLLMACDVCLCPYTSHGHCGILREDGTLDNGASCQRLAEVALAYARAGCHIIAPSDMMDGRVGAIKHSLMSNDMGNKVSVLSYSAKFASCYYGPFRDAAQSKPAFGDRRCYQLPSGARGLALRAVDRDVKEGADMLMVKPGLPYLDIVREVKDKHPTHPLAVYNVSGEFAMLWHGAQAGAFDLRTAVLESMTAFRRAGADIIITYYTPQLLTWLKE